Proteins from one Flavobacterium sp. N2038 genomic window:
- a CDS encoding alpha/beta hydrolase, which produces MKHFQKIFFTFLFTLSLVFMASSQEKTAKQDQRYIFFLHNAFVEQNDLNVAHPEYGKAEYNEILASFRKDNFIVFSEKRKKNTNAADYAEKIVKQIKGLLKKGISPDKITVIGTSKGGYIAQFVSTFLANPDVNFVFIGCFMDSDITKIPDINFCGNILTIYEKSDVYGVSAIKRKETSKLKINHFKEIELNTNLKHGFLYKAADNWIAPCKKWANGNYDLN; this is translated from the coding sequence ATGAAACACTTTCAAAAAATCTTCTTTACATTTTTATTTACTCTATCTCTTGTTTTTATGGCTTCTAGTCAGGAAAAAACAGCTAAACAAGACCAACGCTATATTTTCTTTCTGCACAATGCGTTTGTAGAACAAAATGATTTAAATGTTGCACATCCCGAATATGGTAAAGCTGAATACAACGAAATTCTGGCTTCTTTTAGAAAAGATAATTTTATTGTTTTTAGCGAAAAAAGAAAGAAAAATACAAATGCAGCAGATTATGCAGAAAAGATTGTAAAACAAATCAAAGGTTTATTAAAAAAAGGAATCTCTCCAGATAAAATAACTGTTATCGGGACTTCAAAAGGTGGTTACATTGCACAATTTGTTTCGACTTTTTTAGCCAATCCAGATGTGAATTTTGTTTTTATTGGATGCTTTATGGACTCTGACATAACGAAAATTCCGGATATTAATTTCTGCGGAAACATTTTAACGATCTACGAAAAATCAGATGTTTATGGCGTTTCTGCTATTAAGAGAAAGGAAACTTCTAAACTCAAAATAAATCATTTTAAGGAAATCGAATTAAATACGAATCTGAAACATGGCTTTTTGTACAAAGCTGCAGATAATTGGATTGCTCCATGTAAAAAATGGGCAAACGGAAATTACGACTTAAACTAA
- a CDS encoding DUF6934 family protein — protein sequence MKHLQYDLYRNTDTTILEFKSIGPNREITKVITFNPTQSKEIYNLAFGDLIYNEVQERYILDDSIITDNGDRNIILATVAKSVYIFTEKYPEKMVFFKGSTPGRTRLYRRAISIHLEELSETFTIFGTIKNEAENVVSVPFKTNGDFFGFILKRKEL from the coding sequence ATGAAACATCTACAATACGATCTTTATAGAAATACTGACACAACTATTTTGGAATTTAAAAGCATCGGACCAAATAGAGAAATAACGAAAGTTATAACTTTTAATCCAACTCAATCTAAAGAAATTTATAATCTGGCATTTGGAGATTTAATTTATAATGAAGTTCAGGAAAGATATATTTTGGATGATTCAATAATAACTGACAACGGAGACAGAAATATCATTTTAGCTACCGTCGCAAAATCGGTTTATATTTTCACAGAAAAATATCCTGAAAAGATGGTCTTTTTTAAAGGCAGTACACCTGGACGAACACGTTTATACAGGAGAGCAATATCAATTCATTTAGAGGAATTATCTGAAACTTTCACTATCTTTGGAACAATAAAGAATGAGGCTGAAAATGTTGTAAGTGTTCCGTTTAAAACAAATGGCGATTTTTTTGGTTTTATATTAAAAAGAAAAGAATTATGA
- a CDS encoding BT_3928 family protein, with protein sequence MKNIITQFSRLFVGILFIISGLIKLNDPVGFSYKLAEYFSEPVFNMPFLEPLALGLAIILVILEVVLGVMLLVGYKSKLTIWALLLLIVFFTFLTFYSAYFDVVKDCGCFGDALHLTPWQSFSKDVVLLFFILILFINQKLIKPLFSTPQTNFAVYVSVFLCAFMAVWVLNHNPLKDFRPYKVGTNIEKGMEIPEGAPKSVVEMIFIYKVNGVDKEFTEKDLMNIPEGATFVDRKDKVITEGYVPPIHDFTMTKDDSDYKDELLKEPKLVIFVTYDLTLSEPAGMKKLAKVTADAKAKGYKVVAMTASGADEIAKAKKTYGLDVDFYFCDATALKTIERANPSIVILHKGTIVQKVHYNDVDKLELSDVAYGI encoded by the coding sequence ATGAAGAACATCATTACCCAATTCTCCCGATTATTTGTCGGTATTTTATTTATCATTTCCGGATTAATTAAATTAAATGATCCAGTTGGTTTCTCTTATAAATTAGCAGAATATTTCAGCGAACCGGTTTTCAATATGCCTTTTTTAGAGCCATTAGCTTTAGGATTGGCTATTATCTTAGTGATTCTCGAAGTGGTTTTGGGTGTAATGCTTTTGGTTGGATACAAATCAAAGCTAACCATTTGGGCTTTATTACTTTTAATTGTTTTCTTCACATTCCTTACCTTTTACTCTGCTTATTTTGATGTGGTAAAAGATTGCGGATGTTTTGGAGACGCTTTACATTTAACGCCTTGGCAATCCTTCTCTAAAGATGTTGTTTTATTATTTTTCATTCTGATTTTATTCATCAATCAAAAATTAATTAAACCTTTATTTTCAACACCGCAAACTAACTTTGCTGTTTATGTGAGCGTTTTTTTATGTGCATTTATGGCGGTTTGGGTTTTAAATCACAATCCGTTAAAGGATTTCCGTCCGTATAAAGTTGGAACTAATATCGAGAAAGGGATGGAAATTCCTGAAGGTGCTCCGAAATCTGTGGTAGAAATGATTTTTATCTACAAAGTAAATGGTGTTGATAAAGAATTTACAGAGAAAGATTTAATGAATATTCCTGAAGGTGCCACTTTTGTTGATCGTAAAGACAAAGTAATCACAGAAGGTTATGTACCGCCAATTCATGATTTTACCATGACAAAAGATGATTCAGATTATAAAGACGAATTATTAAAGGAACCAAAACTGGTCATTTTTGTTACTTACGATTTGACTTTATCAGAACCAGCCGGTATGAAAAAACTAGCTAAAGTAACTGCCGATGCAAAAGCAAAAGGATACAAAGTAGTTGCTATGACAGCATCTGGAGCTGATGAAATTGCAAAAGCTAAAAAGACATACGGATTAGATGTTGATTTCTATTTCTGCGATGCAACAGCATTAAAAACTATCGAAAGAGCAAATCCTAGCATTGTAATTTTACATAAAGGAACAATAGTACAAAAAGTACATTATAATGACGTTGATAAATTAGAATTATCAGATGTTGCTTATGGTATTTAA
- a CDS encoding TlpA family protein disulfide reductase, with protein sequence MKQLALIVIAFITFSCSQAQKTSFSKEALSEKLLAADGSQVAFKDILKKYKGKNLVIEVWASWCGDCVKAMPKVKELQAANPNVSYLFLSADKTADKWKAGIEKHELKGDHFMMNDGMKGVFGKAIDLDWIPRYIVIDRTGTIVLYRAIETDFDKINETVKTTQYE encoded by the coding sequence ATGAAACAATTAGCCCTAATCGTTATTGCATTTATTACATTTTCTTGTTCACAAGCACAGAAAACAAGTTTTTCAAAAGAGGCTTTATCAGAAAAATTATTAGCAGCAGATGGAAGTCAGGTTGCATTTAAAGACATTTTAAAAAAATATAAAGGAAAAAATCTGGTTATTGAAGTTTGGGCTTCATGGTGTGGAGATTGTGTAAAAGCAATGCCAAAAGTAAAAGAATTACAAGCTGCAAATCCAAATGTATCTTACTTATTCCTTTCTGCTGATAAAACAGCTGACAAATGGAAAGCAGGAATCGAAAAGCACGAATTAAAAGGAGATCATTTTATGATGAATGACGGTATGAAAGGTGTTTTTGGAAAAGCAATTGATTTAGACTGGATTCCAAGATACATTGTTATTGACAGAACTGGTACTATTGTATTATACCGTGCTATTGAAACTGATTTTGATAAAATCAATGAGACGGTAAAAACTACACAATATGAATAA
- the tpiA gene encoding triose-phosphate isomerase, whose product MRKKIVAGNWKMHKNAAQTEELLSELITKIPAKTTAQVIVAPTFVNLQAAVAKVKNTTIGVSAQNVHQAEGGAFTGEISADMLTSIGVNTVILGHSERRAIFHETDALIANKVDTALKHDMTVIFCFGEELKDRQSGNHFNIVENQLRDGLFQIAKESWSKVVLAYEPVWAIGTGETASPEQAQEMHEFIREVVRKAYGAQIADEVSILYGGSVKPENAKEIFSKPDVDGGLIGGAALKADDFLAIVTAI is encoded by the coding sequence ATGAGAAAAAAGATTGTTGCAGGAAACTGGAAAATGCATAAAAACGCAGCACAGACTGAAGAATTATTAAGCGAGTTAATCACTAAAATACCTGCAAAAACTACTGCACAAGTAATTGTAGCACCAACGTTTGTAAACTTACAAGCTGCAGTTGCAAAAGTAAAAAACACTACAATTGGTGTTTCTGCTCAAAACGTTCACCAGGCAGAAGGTGGTGCTTTTACAGGAGAAATTTCTGCTGATATGTTAACTAGTATTGGTGTAAACACTGTAATTCTTGGTCACTCTGAGCGTAGAGCTATTTTTCACGAAACTGATGCATTAATCGCAAACAAAGTTGATACTGCTTTAAAGCATGATATGACTGTTATATTCTGTTTTGGAGAAGAATTAAAAGACCGTCAGTCTGGAAATCATTTCAACATTGTTGAAAATCAATTACGTGACGGATTATTTCAAATTGCAAAAGAATCATGGTCTAAAGTTGTTTTAGCTTACGAACCAGTTTGGGCTATTGGAACGGGAGAAACTGCTTCACCAGAACAAGCTCAGGAAATGCACGAATTTATCAGAGAAGTTGTTCGTAAAGCTTACGGAGCTCAAATCGCTGACGAAGTTTCTATTTTATACGGTGGTTCTGTAAAACCAGAAAACGCTAAAGAAATATTCTCTAAACCAGACGTAGACGGTGGTTTAATTGGAGGTGCTGCTTTAAAAGCAGATGATTTCTTAGCAATCGTTACTGCAATCTAA